The Fibrobacter sp. DNA segment ACAGCGACAATGTTCTTCATGATGTCGAAGAAGTTTCCGCTGAGGGTCACGCCATCGACCGGATGCTGGACGACACCGTTCTCGCACCAGAAACCGTGCGCACCGATGCTCAGTTCTCCGCTCACGGAATTGCAGCCCGAATTGCCTTCGAGACGAACCACGAAAAGGCACTTGGGGAACATCTTCAAAAGTTCAGCCGTCCCCCGCTCGCCCGCCGGCACAAGCACGTTGTGGAACGCGGTAGTCATCTTGCTCCCGAAGCCGCGGGCACCGTTCCCGGTAGACTTGCAACCCGCCTTGGAGGCCGTCTCCAGGTTGTAAAGCGCAGACGTAAAGCGCCCGCCATCGACAACCTTCACGCGCTCCGCGGGCACGCCTTCGGAATCGACGTAGGTCACGTGCTGGAACATTTCACCCTGCGGGTCATTCCAGAGGGAAAACGCCGGAGAGGCAATCATCTCGCCTTCCTTGCCGGCAAGGCGAGAAAGTCCCTTCTGCATAGTCTCCGCAAAGAAGGGCGGCTCGTACATGCTCAGGAAGCGAGCCGCAATGCGTTCCGAAAGCACGACAGGAATGTTGCCGCCTTCAATCTTTTTCGCACCGAAAAGTTCCGTCGCGTATGTGGCCGCACGGGTGGCAATTTCATCGATGCTGAAGCTGTTCCAATCGCGGCCCGACTTCACGAAGTTGCCAAGCTTGGTAACGCCATCGCGGCTTGCCACGGCACCAACACCCGCAGAAGCGGCATTTGAGCGGACCTCGTAAAAAGCGCCCTTGCTGTTTGCAACCACAAAGGTGTTGTGGTCAGTATCTGCACCGAGGTACGGAATATTCTGGATTTCGCTAGACTTCGCAAAGGTCGCCTTCTCGAGGTCGATGCAGAAGTCCTTCATCTTAGCAAGGTCAAGACTTTCGAGTGCCGGATCGTAGTTCGGCTGGCCTGCGGGAACCTCGACCGGAGCGGGCAATTCGATATCCACCTTCTCCGTCCAAGCCGTGTGCGAAAGCGCATCCTTGAGCGTCTGCTGCAGGGATTCCTTCGTGAGGCGTTCCGTGTGCGCGTAGCCCGGATGACCGTCCTTGATAACGCGAATGCCTACCCCGACGGAATCGGAAATTTCGGTATTCTGCACCTGGCCCTGAAAAACGGAAAGGCCTTCAGAATGCGTATTGGATGCGATGACATCGAACTGTTCTGCCTCGCCCTTTGCGAGGTCGCATATACAAGAAACTGCGTCGGTAATATTCATTATGCATTCCTCTTTGCTTTGCTGGCCAGCATGCGCCAGTAAGCGGCAGGGCTGCCAGTCACGGATTCCAGAGCGGAGGCCAGTTCGAGCGTAATCTCGACCGTACCTGCAATCAAGCCCTCAAGCGTCTCCATCGAGACTCCCAGACGGCGGGCAAATTCAGCCTTGTCCATCTTGAGCCATTCGATACCTTCGAGAATTGCCTGCCCCGGAGTGGGCGTTCCATGCCTTGCCATAATTAGTTCCTAGTCATTAGTCATTGGTCACTAGAAGTCCACGTCCTTCCAGCCTTCCGCACCGAAGCGGAGGTCGCGTTCCACAAATTCCCAAATCAAGAGTTTCTTGCCCTTGAGCACGCCTGCCTTGCGGGCGAGTTTTTCGCGCACCAGCGTGGAAGCGCCGCCATCGCTCACGATAGATGCGACCGGGCGGTTCATGTTCTTCGCGAAATGCGCAATCCAGCCGGCGTTCACGGGAGCGTCTGTCTGGTAGATACGGCTGAAACTGTCGCCGAGAATCAAGATTTCGGACTTGCGGAAATCGTCCTTGAAGGGGGTTACAGTTGTGTCATAAATGAGCGAGTTGTCGTAATAGAGCGAGTCTTTACCCACGCAAAAATGAGACCTATAACACGATATATCTCCTTGGCAATTTTTGTTCAACGAATCCAAGCAATCGTGTAAACTCTGACCCGAACCCGTGTCACTTTTTTCCACGATGTTCTGTTGCATCACAACATGTCCCGTCACTTTCTGCACTTTGAACACGCCAAACTTGTTCAGTCCGCTCATCTCGCCCACATCGCCCATGCGGTCGGCAACGGAATCAGAACTGGCGTAGCTCACGCTTTCTTCACCAATGTCCACAAAGCCCGCATCCGCCATTTCACGTACCTTCTTCGAGATTTCAGCAGCGGCAAGTTCAGCTCCGCGCGGAGTCCAGTGCGTGTCATCGTTCAGGTAGAGCGGCCCGAGGCTCGCATCGTCCTTCTTCGCAGCCAGCAGCGGTGTATATAAATCAACAGTATTAAAGCCAGCACGCGTAAGCGAATCAAGGATTTTCTTGCCATGGCCCGCGCCGTTCAATCCTGAAGCATTCTCAGCACCCACAGCAGCCGAAGCGCCGGTCAGCCGTTCAGGATAGATGCTCGGCTTGCCCGGGGTAACCACCACGAGCAGTTCCACGCCCTTCGCCTTGAGCTGGTCACGGAATTTTTCAATTGCCGTAATCGGGTTGTCGAGCTTCGCGCTGCGCACGTCCAGCGGGGACGGCTGCACCAGGAATTCAACGTCCTGCCGGTAGAATAGCCAGCGGTCGGACGCCTCGGCTGTTTCGCGCCCGCAAGACTTGCCAATGCATTTGCCCGCAGCGCCCAGCACGACCTTCTCGCCCGGGTCGTTGAAAATATTCCATACAGCGAGCTGGTAGCGCGGGCGCACGGCAAGCACCAGCGCATTCTCGTCTTCGACCTTCTTCTCGAAGGCGCGCAGGTAACGGCTCGTCCATACGCCATAATGCTTGACCGCAAGGAACGCACGCCAGAGCGAGAACTGCTCAAACTCGCCCACGACCGCCTTCAGGGTAGAATCAGCTGCCTTGAAATTTTCCGGCTCGTCCTCGAGGGTTGCAAGCAGCGTATCCGCCTGCTTGAGCAGCTTGTAGCCTACCTCCGCGGTATCGAGCTGCGCATACGCATTGACGGTCAGCGCAACCGCCTCCAAATCCGAAAGCGCCCCGATGACCGGTTCCAGCGCATCCGCAGTTTCTGCACCGCCCGCGATGGCCTCTCGCGCACCGCGCCAGGCAGAGTCCAGCCTAGCCGCGCCCGCTGCCATGTTCGACTCGCGCACGAACGGCGTGTAGACAACGTCCTTAAAGATGTCGAAGGAGACAAACCGTTTCTCGCCACGCAGGTCCGCGACCGCCTGCACCGTAAACGGAAGCAGGAGCAAGAGAGCAAACAAAACAACTATTGCAATGTACTTTTTATTCACGAGATGAAAGATACAAAAATGAAGGCGGCACGTTCCAACCCCAATGTCATGCTGAGGACGCTCAGCAACAGATATAAACATTCTGACCCTGCCGTCATGCTGAGGACGCTCAGCATCAGATATAAACATTCCGACCCTGTCCTGACCTGCGTCAGGATGACCAAGCGTCAGGGTGACTGTGGAGAGTGTCCTCAGGGTGACGATGGAACAAAAAAAGCTGGCGGAATAATCCACCAGCGTAAAGACCCGGTCCGCGACTCGAACGCGGAGCTCATCCTTAGGAGGGACGCGTTTTATCCTGTTAAACTAACCAGGCATGCAACCGACGGCCTTGCGGCACATCAAGTTCGCGACAAATATAACTAAAAGCGCCAAATTTGTCAGCGGAAAAAACTACGCCTAGTAAGCGTGGTCGCAGTCCACGTTCTCCTTGCCCTTGATACCGTTCGCGCACTCGATGAGGCCCTGGAGTTCGCCGTTACGGAACGTACCCCAGCTCTTCTTGTCCTTCTTCTCGGTAAGGCAAACCTTGTTCGTAGTCGTGGAGTCGATGCCTTCCTGGCCATTCACGGGAATCCAGTCGTAGCACGTCTCCTTCACGGTAAACGTCATGTACTTGCCGTCGAGCTTGCCATCGCGGTAGTTGCCGAAGGAATAGCCGAGATCGTTAGGACCGTGGAGCTTGCCCTTCTTGTAGTCGATGGTCACCTTGTCCTTCGGCTTGTTCTTTTCGCGCTCTTCTTTCTTCTTGGCGAAAGCCTCTTCGGCTTCCTTCTTCTTCTTGCCCTTGAGCTTGGAGATGCGCTTCTTTTCTTTCTTGTCGGCAGCCTCGATAGCTTCCGGATCTTCGACAAACGGGTAGTGCACCACCACGCGCCCATGAATCTCGTTATCCCAGTACGGGATTTCGGCCATGAGGAATCCCTTGTGCGAGAACATGTTCACCATGCCATGCACAGCACCCTTGCGGTACGGGACTTCGAGGTGGAGGAAGTAGTACTTCTCGAGTTTCTTCTTTTTCTTTTTGTCGGTCACGCTCAGGTTGTCCATCGCGCTGTAGCGGTAGAACTTGGCGGTGCCGTTCTTCACGCCGTGGAAGTATTCGGCGGTGTAAAGCACCTTGCCGAAGTCCTTGCCCTGGCGGGCCGGGAGCGTGAGGTCGTTGCCGTAGCCGGTCTCGTGACCATGGAACTTGCCTTCCTCGTCGACGTTCATGACGTTCTCGACGTAACCGTTCACGAGGAACCCGGTCCACGTGTTGCCGTCCTTGCAGCGCACGTCACTATAGTCGGGGAAACTGCCGATGGATTCGGGCAACAGCTTTTCGGGAAGGCCCGAGATGCTGAACACGCCCTTCTTGTCCCAATCGAGGAACCTTTCGGTACCGGGACGTTCGTGATACTGGAAGAAGCAGAGGATGCTGTCGGCGTTCGCCTTGTGCTCCTGGAAATACTTGCCGAAGTCGGTCAAGTTGGAATTGTCGTCGCCCTTCGACTTCTTCTTGGAATCGGGGAACTTCTGCGCGACGGCACCATTGACCTTGCCGCCCTCCTTGAAGTCGGAGAGCTTGAAGCCGCTGTTGTTCAGGTGGTCGACGCACATGTCGAGGCTCTTCGAGTAGGTTTCACTCGTATCGCTGCAGTCCTTCGCATGGCACGGAAGAATCTGGAACTGCGGCAAATCCCATACTTTGTTCACTTTCGTGAGGATTTCGCCTTCCTGCCAGTCCATGCCCTCGGTCTCTTCCACATTGAAGCAACCACAAATCCAGGCGTCGCCGTAGGTCTTGATGCCCAGACGCTCTTGTTCGGAAGGGGTCACATGCGCGACGTTTTCCATCCAGCAGTCAAAATATTTCGGGGAAAGTTCCTGCGCGCCAGCAACGGTAACGGCGGCGGCAAGCATAAAAAAGGCTTTGTACAGAGGTCTTTTCATTTGTGTTTTCCTATTCCGAAATAAATATAGACAACTTTTTCTGTTACGCAACAGGTTGTAAGAAAAAAACGTGGAAGAAAACGCCACGGAAGCACCGGAGCGCATCAACCGCCCGAAAGTTTGACCGTATAGCCTTTCTTTTCGAGTTCTGTTTTCAAAATATTACGTTTGTCGCCCTGGATTTCGATGTTGAAATCCTTTA contains these protein-coding regions:
- a CDS encoding TldD/PmbA family protein, translating into MNITDAVSCICDLAKGEAEQFDVIASNTHSEGLSVFQGQVQNTEISDSVGVGIRVIKDGHPGYAHTERLTKESLQQTLKDALSHTAWTEKVDIELPAPVEVPAGQPNYDPALESLDLAKMKDFCIDLEKATFAKSSEIQNIPYLGADTDHNTFVVANSKGAFYEVRSNAASAGVGAVASRDGVTKLGNFVKSGRDWNSFSIDEIATRAATYATELFGAKKIEGGNIPVVLSERIAARFLSMYEPPFFAETMQKGLSRLAGKEGEMIASPAFSLWNDPQGEMFQHVTYVDSEGVPAERVKVVDGGRFTSALYNLETASKAGCKSTGNGARGFGSKMTTAFHNVLVPAGERGTAELLKMFPKCLFVVRLEGNSGCNSVSGELSIGAHGFWCENGVVQHPVDGVTLSGNFFDIMKNIVAVGNEYYNPFSSYQVPALAISELAVSC
- a CDS encoding helix-turn-helix domain-containing protein, with the translated sequence MARHGTPTPGQAILEGIEWLKMDKAEFARRLGVSMETLEGLIAGTVEITLELASALESVTGSPAAYWRMLASKAKRNA